One Streptomyces drozdowiczii DNA segment encodes these proteins:
- a CDS encoding oxidoreductase has product MSTTSSDPLVALGALPGVNDAVDSVRKAVDRVYGHRVMRRRSNEVTAEAALRGARGSAALSGADWNLEEVRRRTDFSGDGEARVVGAALRLTAEAGQLLSIWRQSPLRVLARLHLVAAGSAAPEDAVGRPRLAGEPVDEPLIEAPLPDADEVAGRLDGLSRIILSGSEAPALVTAAVVHGELLALRPFGSHNGLVARTAERIVLIGSGLDPKSICPAEVGHAEQGRAAYVAAFDGYLSGTPDGMAAWITHCGRAAELGVRESTAVCEALQRGAA; this is encoded by the coding sequence ATGAGTACGACTTCCTCGGACCCGCTCGTCGCTCTCGGCGCCCTGCCGGGCGTGAACGACGCGGTGGACTCCGTACGCAAGGCGGTGGACCGCGTCTACGGCCACCGTGTGATGCGGCGCCGCAGCAACGAGGTCACGGCGGAGGCCGCTCTGCGGGGCGCGCGTGGATCGGCAGCCCTGTCCGGTGCCGACTGGAACCTCGAAGAGGTGCGCCGTCGCACCGACTTCAGCGGCGATGGCGAGGCGCGTGTCGTCGGAGCCGCGCTACGGCTGACGGCGGAGGCGGGGCAGCTTCTGTCCATCTGGCGGCAGTCACCGTTGCGGGTGCTGGCTCGGCTTCACCTGGTGGCGGCCGGCAGTGCCGCACCGGAGGACGCGGTCGGGCGGCCCCGTCTCGCGGGCGAACCGGTGGACGAGCCTCTGATCGAAGCCCCGCTGCCGGACGCGGACGAGGTCGCGGGTCGACTGGACGGTCTCAGCAGGATCATTCTTTCGGGGAGTGAGGCTCCCGCTCTGGTGACCGCCGCCGTCGTGCACGGAGAGCTGCTGGCCCTGCGCCCCTTCGGTTCGCACAACGGCCTGGTGGCTCGGACCGCGGAGCGGATCGTGCTGATCGGGAGCGGGCTCGATCCGAAGTCGATCTGCCCGGCCGAGGTCGGGCACGCCGAGCAGGGGCGGGCGGCCTACGTCGCCGCCTTCGACGGCTATCTGTCCGGCACGCCGGACGGCATGGCAGCCTGGATCACTCATTGCGGACGGGCGGCGGAACTCGGCGTCAGGGAATCGACAGCGGTGTGCGAAGCCCTGCAGCGAGGCGCCGCATAA
- a CDS encoding SulP family inorganic anion transporter, whose product MSACVPTRHEHSSRSSRPSRSSGVKRPHSPPPPPRGGRFRISGADVSASITVFLLAIPMSLGLAVAMGAPLEAGLISAAVGGIVAGLLGGTPLQVSGPSAGLTVVTAETIQIYGWRTTCAITIGAGLLQLALGSLRAARSALAVSPAIVHGTLAGIGVAIALAQLHIVLGGSPQSSAISNVLHLPDQLAHVSLAAPLIGALTVAVLVLWPLLPGRTGRFLRRAPAALAAVGLATAVAAWAAPSIARVDLPSWRSHALPEMPDGPVLGLATAVFTMMLVASLESLLAAVAVDKLAADRSRAHSTDSPARTGEAPDDGTRAADESGDNDDHPDATKRPAPPLLKRSDLDRELRAQGVANAVSGLLGGLAVSGGAVRSSANVRAGATGRASTVLHGVWILVASALLVGVLERIPLAALGALVMMVGLKMVSLAHIRNVHKHREFLVYGATIAGVLVVGVLKGVVIGIAVAVAVALHRLGRTRISVSEQNGQHLVVVRGQLTFLAVPRISRVLGRLPQDADVVVELDGSFMDHAAYETIQDWSNAHAAHGGQVAFAGRSGGRIAEPAVAAHSCCRPWTPWRNHHCHDRPEHAPPTEAGADADATATEAPQRAASTPEAGHPPSPALTAGAAEAAGAAPTATALPTGITAATSPAPGTPAPAPPHTGTSSMTTSEPAPPPRPARPVPPPPPPPPPLPPSSPHPPADPRAQSAITGWSGASARSSGIRRPSSVGSWHDSPGRAKAPRSSSSPARTPAW is encoded by the coding sequence ATGTCTGCCTGCGTGCCCACTCGCCACGAACACTCGTCCCGCAGTTCGCGCCCCTCCCGGTCCTCGGGAGTCAAGCGACCACACAGCCCGCCCCCGCCGCCGCGCGGCGGACGGTTCCGCATCTCGGGCGCCGACGTGTCCGCGTCCATCACTGTCTTTCTGCTCGCCATCCCCATGTCGCTCGGTCTGGCTGTCGCCATGGGAGCCCCCCTGGAGGCGGGGCTCATCTCCGCCGCGGTCGGCGGCATCGTCGCCGGACTCCTCGGCGGCACCCCCCTGCAGGTCTCCGGTCCGTCCGCCGGACTGACCGTGGTCACCGCCGAGACGATCCAGATCTACGGCTGGCGCACCACCTGCGCCATCACGATCGGGGCGGGCCTGCTCCAGCTCGCGCTCGGCTCATTGCGCGCGGCCCGCAGCGCACTCGCCGTCAGCCCCGCCATCGTCCACGGCACGCTCGCCGGCATCGGCGTGGCCATCGCGCTCGCTCAACTGCACATCGTGCTGGGCGGCTCACCGCAGAGCTCGGCGATCTCCAACGTGCTGCATCTCCCCGACCAGCTGGCACATGTCAGTCTCGCCGCTCCATTGATCGGCGCGCTCACCGTAGCCGTCCTCGTCCTGTGGCCACTGCTGCCCGGACGGACCGGGCGGTTCCTGCGCCGCGCCCCGGCGGCCCTGGCCGCCGTGGGTCTGGCAACGGCCGTGGCCGCGTGGGCGGCACCGTCGATCGCCCGGGTCGATCTGCCCTCCTGGCGTTCGCACGCCCTGCCCGAAATGCCGGACGGACCGGTGCTCGGCCTGGCTACAGCCGTGTTCACGATGATGCTGGTGGCCAGCCTGGAGTCCCTGCTCGCCGCCGTCGCCGTGGACAAGCTCGCTGCTGACCGGAGCCGTGCCCACTCGACGGATTCCCCTGCGCGGACCGGGGAGGCGCCGGACGACGGGACTCGCGCGGCGGACGAGTCCGGCGACAACGACGACCATCCGGACGCCACCAAGCGGCCCGCGCCGCCCCTCCTCAAACGCTCCGACCTCGATCGGGAGCTACGCGCACAAGGCGTCGCCAACGCGGTATCGGGCCTGCTGGGGGGACTCGCGGTCTCCGGTGGAGCCGTGCGCAGTTCGGCGAATGTCAGGGCCGGAGCGACGGGCCGCGCGTCCACCGTGCTGCACGGCGTATGGATCCTGGTCGCATCCGCCCTGCTCGTCGGCGTCCTGGAGCGCATCCCGCTGGCCGCCCTCGGAGCACTGGTGATGATGGTCGGCCTCAAGATGGTCAGCCTGGCGCACATCCGCAACGTCCATAAGCACCGGGAGTTCCTGGTGTACGGCGCCACCATCGCCGGGGTGCTGGTCGTCGGCGTGCTCAAGGGCGTGGTCATCGGCATCGCCGTCGCGGTGGCCGTCGCGCTGCACCGCCTGGGCCGGACCCGGATCTCGGTGTCCGAACAGAACGGGCAACACCTCGTCGTCGTACGGGGCCAGTTGACCTTCCTGGCCGTTCCCCGCATCAGCCGGGTGCTGGGGCGACTCCCCCAGGATGCCGATGTGGTCGTGGAGCTGGACGGCTCGTTCATGGACCACGCCGCGTACGAGACGATCCAGGACTGGAGCAACGCCCACGCTGCCCATGGCGGCCAGGTGGCGTTCGCCGGGAGGTCCGGCGGCAGGATCGCCGAGCCCGCCGTGGCAGCGCACTCCTGCTGCCGGCCATGGACCCCCTGGCGCAACCATCACTGTCACGACCGTCCCGAGCATGCCCCTCCGACGGAGGCCGGCGCCGACGCGGATGCCACCGCGACCGAGGCACCGCAGCGCGCGGCGAGTACCCCGGAGGCGGGCCACCCGCCGAGCCCCGCCCTGACCGCCGGAGCCGCCGAAGCCGCCGGTGCCGCCCCCACCGCCACAGCCCTCCCCACCGGGATCACGGCCGCCACCAGCCCGGCCCCGGGGACTCCAGCCCCCGCCCCGCCCCACACCGGCACCAGCTCCATGACCACCTCCGAGCCCGCCCCGCCCCCGCGCCCGGCGCGCCCGGTACCCCCGCCGCCTCCGCCTCCGCCTCCGCTGCCACCCAGCAGCCCGCATCCACCGGCCGACCCTCGCGCCCAGTCCGCGATCACCGGCTGGTCAGGGGCCTCAGCTCGTTCCAGCGGGATACGGCGCCCCTCGTCCGTGGGGAGCTGGCACGACTCGCCAGGGAGGGCCAAAGCCCCTCGCAGCTCTTCATCACCTGCGCGGACTCCCGCCTGGTGA
- a CDS encoding HAD family hydrolase, translated as MLCRVENRFLPRTAAFFDLDKTVIAKSSTLTFSKSFYHGGLINRRAVLRTAYTQFVFLAGGADHDQMERMREYLSALCKGWNVQQVKELVAETLHELIDPIIYDEAATLIEEHHTAGRDVVIVSTSGAEVVEPIGELLGADRVVATRMVVGDDGCYTGEVEYYAYGPTKAEAIKALAESEGYDLARCYAYSDSATDVPMLESVGHPHAVNPDRALRREAALREWPILVFDRPVRLKQRLSAFSLPPRPALMAAAAVSAAALTAGAVWYAARRRAGAAPA; from the coding sequence ATGCTCTGCCGTGTGGAAAACCGCTTCTTGCCGCGCACAGCCGCCTTCTTCGACCTGGACAAGACGGTCATTGCGAAGTCCTCGACACTGACCTTCAGCAAGTCCTTCTACCACGGCGGGCTGATCAACCGCCGCGCGGTGCTGCGTACCGCGTACACACAGTTCGTGTTCCTTGCCGGGGGTGCGGATCACGACCAGATGGAGCGGATGCGCGAATATCTTTCGGCGCTCTGCAAGGGCTGGAACGTACAGCAGGTCAAGGAGCTCGTGGCCGAGACGCTGCACGAACTGATCGATCCGATCATCTATGACGAGGCGGCGACCCTCATCGAGGAGCACCACACCGCCGGCCGCGATGTCGTGATCGTCTCGACCTCGGGCGCCGAGGTGGTCGAGCCGATCGGTGAACTGCTGGGCGCCGACCGCGTCGTCGCCACCCGCATGGTCGTCGGTGACGACGGCTGCTACACGGGCGAGGTGGAGTACTACGCGTACGGCCCCACGAAGGCCGAAGCCATCAAGGCGCTCGCGGAATCCGAGGGATACGACCTGGCCCGCTGCTACGCGTACAGCGACTCGGCCACCGACGTACCGATGCTGGAATCCGTCGGCCATCCCCACGCGGTCAATCCGGACCGCGCGCTGCGACGGGAGGCCGCGCTCCGGGAGTGGCCGATTCTCGTCTTCGATCGGCCCGTCCGCCTCAAGCAGCGCCTCTCGGCGTTCTCCCTGCCGCCGCGACCGGCGCTCATGGCCGCGGCAGCCGTGAGTGCCGCCGCACTTACGGCGGGAGCCGTCTGGTACGCCGCCCGCCGTCGAGCCGGCGCGGCTCCCGCCTGA
- the ssd gene encoding septum site-determining protein Ssd: protein MTEDVDLLDDLLRLCAAAGAEPEVHHTLPDHREGWEQAPMVLVGDDAAARCRGAARRRGVMVVGRGRDVPDVWRRAVEIGAECVIRLPESETWLVDQIANASEGVGRPAVTVGVIGGRGGAGASTLACALAVTAARAGQRTMLIDGDPLGGGIDVLLGGERAEGMRWPDFAHSKGRVGGGALEESLPALHGLRVLSWGRDDWVVIPPPAMRAVLAAARRLGGVVVVDLPRRVDEAVAEALAQLDLGLVVVPGELRAVAAAKRVASMAGMVLDDLRVMARGPYAPGLDAHWVARAMRLPLAGELPLERGLSAEQDAGEPPGGNARGPLARFCAAFWGQALIGERVSGPVAGGTP from the coding sequence GTGACCGAGGACGTGGATCTGCTCGACGACCTGCTGAGGCTGTGTGCCGCTGCCGGCGCGGAACCGGAGGTGCACCACACGCTGCCGGACCACCGAGAGGGGTGGGAGCAGGCGCCCATGGTCCTCGTCGGCGACGACGCGGCCGCACGGTGCCGCGGCGCGGCGCGCAGGCGGGGCGTCATGGTCGTGGGACGGGGCCGGGACGTGCCGGACGTGTGGCGCCGAGCCGTCGAAATCGGCGCCGAGTGCGTGATCCGGCTGCCCGAATCCGAGACCTGGCTCGTCGACCAGATCGCCAACGCTTCGGAAGGCGTCGGCCGGCCCGCGGTCACGGTCGGGGTGATCGGGGGCCGGGGCGGCGCGGGCGCGTCCACGCTGGCCTGCGCCCTCGCGGTGACCGCGGCCCGAGCGGGGCAGCGGACCATGCTCATCGACGGGGACCCGCTGGGCGGCGGCATCGACGTGCTGCTCGGCGGCGAGCGGGCGGAGGGCATGCGGTGGCCGGATTTCGCCCACTCGAAGGGGCGGGTCGGTGGGGGCGCGCTGGAGGAGTCGCTGCCCGCCCTGCACGGGCTGCGGGTGCTCAGCTGGGGCCGAGACGACTGGGTGGTGATCCCGCCACCCGCCATGCGGGCGGTGCTGGCCGCCGCGCGCAGACTCGGCGGGGTGGTGGTGGTCGATCTGCCGCGCCGGGTGGACGAAGCGGTGGCCGAGGCCCTTGCCCAGCTGGACCTGGGGCTTGTGGTCGTACCCGGGGAACTGCGCGCGGTCGCGGCGGCGAAGCGGGTGGCATCGATGGCCGGCATGGTGCTTGACGATCTGCGGGTGATGGCGCGGGGTCCGTACGCGCCGGGGCTCGACGCGCACTGGGTGGCCCGGGCCATGCGCCTGCCGCTGGCCGGCGAACTCCCGCTGGAAAGAGGTCTGTCGGCCGAGCAGGACGCGGGCGAGCCGCCCGGCGGCAACGCGCGTGGCCCGCTGGCCAGGTTCTGCGCCGCCTTCTGGGGACAGGCGCTCATCGGGGAGCGCGTCAGCGGCCCCGTCGCCGGGGGCACTCCATGA
- a CDS encoding carbonic anhydrase, which translates to MITASGPGDLFTVRNIGNLVPPPDAEEGDHSVGAAIEYAVDVLGVESITVCGHSDCGAMNALLGAAPQAPDTSLWRWLRHGLPSLARTTSAGDTPVRLSGRLPADAVEQLCLTNVVQQLDHLRAHPSVARRIADGALQLHGMYFHVAEAQSYLLDESASAESGTPEVFDPIAPSYPVTPSHPIPPAHPIPPAHPAEPARTGA; encoded by the coding sequence ATGATCACGGCCAGCGGCCCGGGCGACCTGTTCACCGTGCGGAACATCGGCAACCTGGTGCCACCTCCTGACGCGGAGGAGGGCGACCACTCGGTGGGGGCCGCGATCGAGTACGCGGTGGACGTGCTCGGCGTCGAGTCCATCACCGTCTGCGGCCACTCGGACTGCGGCGCGATGAACGCGCTGCTGGGAGCCGCCCCGCAAGCCCCGGACACATCGCTGTGGCGCTGGCTCCGACACGGTCTCCCCAGCCTGGCCCGGACGACCTCGGCCGGCGACACCCCGGTCCGGCTCTCCGGGCGGCTGCCCGCCGACGCTGTGGAGCAGCTCTGCCTGACCAACGTCGTCCAGCAGCTCGACCACCTGAGGGCCCACCCATCGGTGGCCCGCCGGATCGCCGACGGCGCCCTTCAGCTCCACGGCATGTACTTCCATGTGGCCGAGGCCCAGTCGTACCTGCTGGACGAGAGCGCGAGTGCCGAGAGCGGCACGCCCGAGGTGTTCGACCCGATCGCACCGTCGTACCCGGTCACACCCTCGCACCCGATCCCACCGGCACACCCGATCCCACCGGCGCACCCGGCGGAGCCGGCCCGCACCGGCGCCTGA
- a CDS encoding ATP-binding protein yields MKIAFVGKGGSGKTTLSSLFIRHLAANEAHVVAVDADINQHLGAALGLDEDESAALPAMGAELPLIKEYLRGSNPRIASAETMIKTTPPGEGSRLLRVREDNPIFDACARTVRLDDGDIRLMATGPFTESDLGVACYHSKVGAVELCLNHLVDGPDEYVVVDMTAGSDSFASGMFTRFDMTFLVAEPTRKGVSVYRQYKEYARDFGVGLKVVGNKVQGEDDLDFLRSEVGDDLLVTVGHSDWVRAMEKGRPARFELLEADNRMALQALQNAAEDSYERRDWARYTRQMVHFHLRNAESWGNEKTGADLAAQVDPGFVLDERFLHAEATQPA; encoded by the coding sequence ATGAAGATCGCTTTCGTAGGGAAGGGCGGCAGCGGAAAGACCACGCTGTCCTCGCTCTTCATCCGCCACCTCGCAGCCAATGAAGCCCACGTCGTCGCGGTGGACGCCGACATCAACCAGCACCTCGGAGCCGCGCTCGGCCTTGATGAGGACGAATCCGCAGCGCTGCCCGCCATGGGCGCCGAACTCCCCCTGATCAAGGAGTACCTGCGCGGCAGCAATCCGCGCATCGCCTCGGCCGAGACGATGATCAAGACGACGCCGCCGGGCGAGGGCTCGCGCCTTCTGCGCGTGCGCGAGGACAACCCGATCTTCGATGCCTGTGCCCGTACGGTCCGGCTCGACGATGGGGACATCCGGCTGATGGCGACGGGCCCGTTCACCGAGTCGGACCTGGGCGTGGCGTGCTACCACTCGAAGGTCGGCGCGGTCGAGCTCTGCCTCAACCACCTGGTGGATGGCCCGGACGAATACGTCGTGGTCGATATGACCGCCGGTTCGGACTCCTTCGCCTCGGGGATGTTCACCCGCTTCGACATGACGTTCCTCGTCGCCGAACCGACCCGCAAGGGCGTCTCCGTCTACCGCCAGTACAAGGAGTACGCGCGGGACTTCGGCGTGGGTCTGAAGGTCGTCGGGAACAAGGTGCAGGGCGAGGACGACCTGGACTTCCTGCGCTCCGAGGTGGGCGACGACCTGCTGGTGACCGTCGGCCATTCCGACTGGGTGCGAGCCATGGAGAAGGGTCGCCCCGCACGCTTCGAACTGCTCGAGGCGGACAACCGGATGGCCCTGCAAGCCCTGCAGAACGCTGCGGAGGACTCGTACGAGCGACGGGACTGGGCCCGTTACACGCGCCAGATGGTGCACTTCCACCTGAGGAACGCGGAGAGCTGGGGGAACGAGAAGACCGGCGCCGACCTCGCCGCGCAGGTCGACCCCGGCTTCGTGCTGGACGAGCGCTTCCTCCACGCCGAAGCCACCCAGCCCGCGTGA
- the nhaA gene encoding Na+/H+ antiporter NhaA, whose protein sequence is MATPTPAPTGPRRTFLGRLPLPERNYVADALRTETVGGVILLVAAVAALVWANTAGASYSAVSDFHFGPETLGLHLSVEHWAADGLLAIFFFVAGVELKRELVAGELRDPRAAALPVAAALCGMVAPAVVYTLVNVLGNGSKDGWAVPTATDIAFALAVLAVIGTSLPAALRAFLLTLAVVDDLFAILVIAVFFTENIDFLALGGAFLGLGLFYLLLRLGVRGWYIYVPLAVVIWGLMYNSGVHATIAGVAMGLMLRCTRREGEEHSPGERIEHLVHPLSAGFAVPVFALFSAGVSLSGGALGAVFDQPETLGVVLGLVAGKTIGVFGGTWLTTRLTRAELNKDLAWADVFAIATLAGIGFTVSLLIGELAFAGDDDMINGIKASVLLGSLIAAVLSGVLLKLRVRRYRALSDAEELDEDGSGVPDIYEQDDPAYHLRMAAIYEEKAAEHRRLARLAGAASNRPDSPA, encoded by the coding sequence GTGGCCACACCCACCCCCGCGCCCACCGGCCCGCGCCGCACCTTCCTGGGCCGGCTGCCGCTCCCCGAGCGCAACTACGTCGCCGACGCCCTGCGTACGGAGACCGTCGGGGGCGTCATCCTGCTGGTCGCCGCCGTGGCCGCGCTGGTGTGGGCGAACACCGCGGGTGCGAGCTATTCGGCGGTCAGCGACTTCCACTTCGGGCCCGAGACCCTCGGTCTGCACCTCTCCGTGGAGCACTGGGCCGCCGACGGGCTGCTCGCGATCTTCTTCTTCGTGGCGGGCGTCGAACTCAAACGTGAACTCGTCGCAGGCGAACTGCGCGATCCGAGGGCCGCGGCGCTCCCCGTGGCCGCCGCGCTCTGCGGCATGGTGGCCCCGGCGGTCGTCTACACCCTGGTGAACGTCCTCGGCAACGGCTCGAAGGATGGCTGGGCGGTCCCCACCGCCACCGACATCGCCTTCGCACTCGCCGTTCTCGCCGTCATCGGCACCTCGCTGCCCGCCGCGCTCCGGGCCTTCCTGCTGACGCTCGCCGTGGTGGACGACCTCTTCGCGATCCTCGTCATCGCCGTCTTCTTCACCGAGAACATCGACTTCCTCGCGCTCGGCGGCGCCTTCCTCGGCCTGGGCCTCTTCTATCTGCTGCTCCGCCTGGGCGTACGCGGCTGGTACATCTACGTACCGCTCGCCGTGGTCATCTGGGGGCTGATGTACAACAGCGGCGTCCACGCCACCATCGCCGGTGTCGCCATGGGCCTGATGCTGCGCTGCACGCGCCGCGAGGGCGAGGAGCACTCCCCCGGTGAGCGCATCGAGCACCTGGTGCACCCGCTGTCGGCGGGCTTCGCCGTGCCGGTCTTCGCGCTCTTCTCCGCAGGGGTCTCCCTATCCGGGGGCGCACTGGGCGCCGTGTTCGACCAGCCGGAAACCCTCGGGGTCGTCCTGGGCCTCGTCGCCGGCAAGACGATCGGCGTGTTCGGCGGTACGTGGCTGACCACCCGGCTCACCAGGGCCGAGCTGAACAAGGACCTGGCCTGGGCGGACGTCTTCGCGATCGCCACCCTCGCCGGCATCGGCTTCACCGTGTCGCTGCTGATCGGGGAGCTCGCGTTCGCCGGTGACGACGACATGATCAACGGGATCAAGGCGTCGGTTCTGCTCGGCTCCCTCATTGCCGCCGTACTCTCCGGTGTACTGCTCAAACTGCGGGTACGCAGATACAGGGCACTGTCCGACGCCGAGGAACTCGACGAGGACGGCTCCGGGGTGCCGGACATCTACGAACAGGACGATCCGGCGTACCACCTGAGGATGGCCGCCATCTACGAGGAGAAGGCGGCCGAGCACCGCCGCCTTGCCCGACTGGCGGGGGCAGCGAGCAACAGGCCGGACAGTCCGGCATGA
- the acs gene encoding acetate--CoA ligase produces MSYARDTTDTLGLGEVVSNESLANLLREERKFAPPAELAANANVTAEAYEQAEADRLGFWAEQARRLTWATEPTETLDWSNPPFAKWFADGELNVAYNCVDRHVEAGNGDRVAIHFEGEPGDSRAITYAELKDEVSRAANALTELGVGKGDRVAVYLPMIPEAAFAMLACARIGAAHSVVFGGFSADAIAARIQDADAKVVITADGGYRRGKPSALKPAVDDAVSRIDSVEHVLVVRRTGQDTAWTEGRDVWWHEITGRQSAEHTPEAFEAEQPLFILYTSGTTGKPKGILHTSGGYLTQAAYTHHAVFDLKPETDVYWCTADIGWVTGHSYIVYGPLANGATQVMYEGTPDTPHQGRFWEIVQKYGVTILYTAPTAIRTFMKWGDDIPAKFDLSSLRVLGSVGEPINPEAWVWYRKHIGADKCPIVDTWWQTETGTMMISPLPGVTETKPGSAQRALPGISATVVDDEANEVPNGGGGYLVLTEPWPSMLRTIWRDDQRFLDTYWSRFEGKYFAGDGAKKDEDGDIWLLGRVDDVMLVSGHNISTTEVESALVSHPSVAEAAVVGAADETTGQAIVAFVILRGTATASDELVAELRNHVGATLGPIAKPKRIMPVAELPKTRSGKIMRRLLRDVAENRALGDVTTLTDSSVMDLIQSQLPSASSED; encoded by the coding sequence ATGAGCTATGCCCGGGACACAACGGACACCCTGGGACTGGGAGAAGTCGTGAGCAACGAGAGCCTGGCCAACCTGCTTCGGGAAGAGCGGAAGTTCGCTCCGCCTGCCGAGCTGGCCGCCAACGCCAACGTCACCGCAGAGGCGTACGAGCAGGCCGAAGCGGACCGGCTGGGCTTCTGGGCCGAGCAGGCCCGCCGCCTGACCTGGGCCACCGAGCCCACCGAGACCCTCGACTGGAGCAACCCGCCCTTCGCAAAGTGGTTCGCGGACGGCGAGCTCAACGTCGCGTACAACTGCGTGGACCGTCACGTCGAGGCGGGCAACGGCGACCGGGTCGCCATCCACTTCGAGGGCGAGCCCGGCGACAGCCGCGCCATCACCTACGCGGAGCTGAAGGACGAGGTCTCCCGCGCCGCCAACGCCCTCACCGAGCTCGGTGTCGGCAAGGGCGACCGGGTCGCCGTCTACCTCCCGATGATCCCCGAGGCCGCCTTCGCGATGCTGGCCTGCGCCCGCATCGGCGCCGCGCACTCGGTGGTCTTCGGCGGCTTCTCCGCCGACGCCATCGCCGCCCGCATCCAGGACGCGGACGCGAAGGTCGTCATCACCGCAGACGGCGGATACCGCCGCGGCAAGCCCTCCGCGCTCAAGCCCGCGGTCGACGACGCCGTCTCCCGTATCGACAGCGTGGAGCACGTCCTGGTAGTCCGCCGTACGGGCCAGGACACCGCGTGGACCGAGGGCCGCGACGTCTGGTGGCACGAGATCACGGGCCGCCAGTCCGCCGAGCACACGCCCGAGGCGTTCGAGGCGGAGCAGCCGCTCTTCATCCTGTACACGTCGGGCACCACCGGGAAGCCCAAGGGCATCCTGCACACCTCCGGCGGCTACCTCACCCAGGCGGCGTACACCCACCACGCGGTCTTCGACCTCAAGCCGGAGACCGACGTCTACTGGTGCACCGCCGACATCGGCTGGGTGACCGGGCACTCCTACATCGTCTACGGGCCGCTGGCCAACGGCGCCACGCAGGTGATGTACGAGGGCACCCCCGACACCCCGCACCAGGGGCGCTTCTGGGAGATCGTCCAGAAGTACGGGGTCACGATCCTGTACACCGCGCCGACCGCGATCCGTACGTTCATGAAGTGGGGGGACGACATCCCCGCCAAGTTCGACCTGTCGTCCCTGCGCGTCCTCGGTTCGGTCGGGGAGCCGATCAACCCCGAGGCGTGGGTCTGGTACCGCAAGCACATCGGCGCCGACAAGTGCCCGATCGTGGACACCTGGTGGCAGACCGAGACCGGCACGATGATGATCTCGCCGCTGCCCGGCGTCACCGAGACGAAGCCGGGAAGCGCCCAGCGCGCCCTGCCTGGCATCTCCGCGACCGTCGTGGACGACGAGGCCAACGAGGTGCCGAACGGCGGAGGCGGCTACCTGGTCCTCACCGAGCCGTGGCCGTCGATGCTCCGCACCATCTGGCGCGACGACCAGCGGTTCCTCGACACCTACTGGTCGCGCTTCGAGGGCAAGTACTTCGCCGGCGACGGCGCCAAGAAGGACGAGGACGGCGACATCTGGCTGCTCGGCCGGGTGGACGACGTGATGCTGGTGTCCGGGCACAACATCTCGACCACCGAGGTCGAGTCGGCGCTCGTCTCGCACCCTTCGGTCGCCGAGGCCGCCGTGGTCGGCGCCGCCGACGAGACCACCGGCCAGGCCATCGTCGCCTTCGTCATCCTGCGGGGTACGGCGACCGCCTCCGACGAGCTGGTGGCGGAGCTGCGCAACCATGTGGGGGCGACCCTCGGCCCGATCGCGAAGCCGAAGCGCATCATGCCGGTGGCCGAGCTGCCGAAGACCCGTTCCGGCAAGATCATGCGCCGCCTGCTGCGTGACGTGGCGGAGAACAGGGCCCTGGGCGACGTCACGACCCTGACCGACTCCTCGGTCATGGACCTGATCCAGAGCCAGCTGCCGTCCGCCTCCTCCGAGGACTGA